The following proteins come from a genomic window of Gemmatimonadota bacterium:
- a CDS encoding SusC/RagA family TonB-linked outer membrane protein, with product MLRVPVRLGLLLALALPMPLVAQQREVRGQVVAESGAQPLNDVAIQLVGTRVGTFTDREGRFVLAVPTGPVRLQVSLLGWRTEVVEVGENQSSVMVQLTQDVLRLDELVVTGQVTSVARRNLANAVATVNAAELTQVPAATVEQQLAGKIAGADIQANSGAPGGGMQINLRGVTSIIGAATPLYVIDGVIVSDVSVDGGTNVITRASGGSFNNGFASNQDNAPNRIADLNPNDIESIEVLKGGSAAAIYGSKASNGVIIITTKQGREGAPRYSFTQRFGTFDLANKLGLRVFENLDEAVEAFGPRAADYFVAGRVYDHEEEIAGNNPLSFETAASVSGGSANTRYFASGLVKHDGGIITGTYYDKQSLRLNLDQNLGSFATLGLNTNLVRSKTGRGFTNNDNRSISYWMTFPQTPTFVDIQAGADGEFPDNPFANSNPLETASRALNDEEVWRMIASADLTADLWSRENQSMQLIATGGVDFFSLKNNVFSPPDLQYELDDGKAGTTFLGNTTNRNLNLSTNLVHRYGLGSGLSATTSLGIQYEDVDLDIARILNEDLIVGQSNIDQGTNPGVFQRRQRTKDLGFFGQEELLLLDERLTLVAGIRADKSSNNADPGEFFYYPKFAAAYRFVDLAPGLVDEFKLRGAWGQTGNQPRYGDKFSVLNSGNIAGLQTLNISTTTVSEDLHPERQREVELGFDATLLDRVAQWEFTAYERRITELLLRRALPPSTGYATAIFNGGVLETRGIESSLRVVPVQTDNFQWSSTTTFSTDRSEVKELPVPPFAAGGFGTALGGFQIEEGKSPTQIVGRDTVVANDPRCVTGGPCDPGTAVGTRIVTGIGDANPDFRMGFSNDFSFGNFNLYSLWDWQHGGDVVNLTAWLFDLSRTSGDFNDPCVTDCVGSETLGEQRLRLYPGRTSKIWVEDGSFVKLRELTLTYDVPAGNALRFWDGVESMRISLSGRNLLRFTSYSGLDPEVSNFGAQAIARNIDVAPYPPSRSFWFSVDLSF from the coding sequence ATGTTGCGAGTCCCTGTCCGCCTGGGACTCCTCTTGGCGTTGGCCCTACCGATGCCGCTGGTCGCACAGCAGCGGGAGGTGAGGGGTCAGGTCGTCGCCGAGTCCGGAGCCCAACCCCTGAACGACGTCGCGATCCAGTTGGTGGGAACGCGCGTCGGCACCTTCACCGACCGTGAAGGCCGTTTCGTCCTCGCCGTGCCCACTGGTCCCGTCCGCCTGCAGGTGAGTCTGCTGGGCTGGCGCACCGAGGTCGTCGAGGTGGGCGAGAACCAGTCCAGCGTCATGGTCCAGCTCACCCAGGACGTGCTGCGTCTCGACGAGCTGGTGGTCACCGGGCAGGTCACCAGCGTGGCCCGTCGCAACCTGGCGAATGCCGTTGCCACGGTGAACGCGGCGGAGCTGACGCAGGTGCCCGCCGCCACCGTGGAGCAGCAGCTTGCGGGTAAGATCGCGGGCGCGGACATCCAGGCCAACTCCGGCGCTCCCGGTGGTGGCATGCAGATCAACCTGCGTGGGGTCACCTCGATCATCGGAGCGGCCACCCCGCTCTACGTCATCGACGGCGTCATCGTCTCCGACGTGTCCGTCGACGGCGGTACCAACGTGATCACCCGTGCCAGCGGCGGCTCCTTCAACAACGGGTTCGCCAGCAACCAGGACAACGCGCCCAACCGCATCGCCGACCTGAACCCCAACGACATCGAGAGCATCGAGGTCTTGAAGGGCGGATCGGCGGCGGCCATCTACGGCTCCAAAGCGTCCAACGGCGTGATCATCATCACCACCAAGCAGGGTCGCGAAGGCGCGCCTCGCTACAGCTTCACGCAGCGCTTCGGCACGTTCGATCTGGCCAACAAGTTGGGCCTACGCGTCTTCGAGAACCTCGATGAGGCGGTGGAGGCCTTCGGCCCCCGCGCCGCCGACTACTTCGTGGCCGGACGGGTCTACGACCACGAGGAGGAGATCGCGGGGAACAACCCGCTGTCGTTCGAGACCGCTGCCAGCGTAAGTGGTGGCAGCGCCAACACGCGCTACTTCGCGTCCGGTCTGGTGAAGCATGACGGAGGCATCATCACCGGCACCTACTACGACAAGCAGTCCCTCCGTCTGAACCTGGACCAGAACCTGGGCTCGTTCGCCACACTGGGCCTGAACACCAATCTGGTGCGCTCCAAGACGGGCCGGGGCTTCACGAACAACGACAACCGGTCCATCAGCTACTGGATGACGTTCCCGCAAACGCCCACCTTCGTGGACATCCAGGCCGGGGCGGACGGAGAGTTTCCGGACAATCCCTTCGCCAACTCCAATCCGCTGGAGACCGCCAGCAGGGCTCTCAACGACGAAGAGGTGTGGCGCATGATCGCCTCGGCGGATCTCACGGCCGACCTCTGGAGCCGTGAGAACCAGTCCATGCAGTTGATCGCCACCGGCGGCGTGGACTTCTTCAGCCTCAAGAACAACGTGTTCTCGCCGCCTGACCTGCAATACGAGCTGGATGACGGCAAGGCGGGCACCACCTTCCTGGGGAACACCACCAATCGCAACCTGAACCTCAGCACCAACCTGGTGCATCGCTACGGACTCGGGTCGGGCCTCTCGGCGACCACCTCACTGGGCATCCAGTACGAGGACGTCGATCTGGATATCGCCCGCATCCTGAACGAGGACCTGATCGTGGGTCAGTCCAACATCGATCAGGGCACCAACCCGGGCGTGTTCCAGCGCCGGCAGCGCACGAAGGACCTCGGGTTCTTCGGGCAGGAAGAGTTGCTGCTGTTGGACGAGCGCCTGACGCTGGTCGCGGGCATCCGCGCCGACAAGAGCTCGAACAACGCCGACCCCGGTGAGTTCTTCTATTATCCGAAGTTCGCGGCGGCCTACCGCTTCGTGGACCTGGCGCCCGGCCTGGTCGACGAGTTCAAGCTGCGCGGCGCCTGGGGCCAGACCGGCAACCAGCCGCGCTATGGGGACAAGTTCTCCGTGCTGAACTCGGGCAACATCGCTGGCTTGCAGACGCTCAACATCTCCACCACGACGGTCTCTGAAGACCTGCACCCCGAGCGCCAGCGTGAGGTGGAGCTGGGCTTCGACGCCACCCTGCTGGACCGGGTGGCACAGTGGGAGTTCACCGCCTACGAGCGCCGGATCACGGAGCTGCTGCTCCGGCGGGCGCTGCCTCCGTCCACCGGATACGCCACCGCCATCTTCAACGGCGGCGTGCTGGAGACGCGCGGCATCGAGTCCTCGCTGAGAGTCGTCCCCGTACAGACGGACAACTTCCAGTGGTCCTCGACCACGACCTTCTCCACGGACCGGTCCGAGGTGAAGGAGCTGCCGGTTCCGCCCTTCGCGGCCGGCGGATTCGGAACCGCCCTGGGCGGATTCCAGATCGAGGAGGGCAAGTCGCCCACCCAGATCGTGGGACGTGACACCGTGGTGGCCAACGACCCGCGCTGCGTGACGGGTGGCCCCTGCGATCCGGGCACGGCGGTGGGGACGCGCATCGTGACGGGCATCGGGGATGCCAACCCAGACTTCCGCATGGGCTTCTCGAACGACTTCAGCTTCGGAAACTTCAACCTGTACTCGCTCTGGGACTGGCAGCACGGTGGCGACGTGGTCAACCTGACCGCCTGGCTGTTCGACCTGAGCCGCACGTCTGGGGATTTCAACGATCCCTGTGTCACCGACTGCGTCGGCAGCGAGACGCTGGGCGAGCAGCGCCTGCGCCTCTATCCCGGGCGCACGTCCAAGATCTGGGTCGAGGACGGCTCCTTCGTGAAGCTCCGTGAGCTCACGCTCACCTACGACGTGCCGGCTGGCAACGCGTTGCGGTTCTGGGACGGCGTGGAGAGCATGCGCATCAGCCTCTCGGGCCGGAACCTCCTGCGCTTCACCAGCTACAGCGGGCTCGATCCCGAAGTGTCGAACTTCGGTGCGCAAGCCATCGCGCGGAACATCGACGTCGCCCCCTACCCACCGAGCCGGAGTTTCTGGTTCTCGGTGGACCTTTCGTTCTGA
- a CDS encoding peptide ligase PGM1-related protein: protein MSDFPPGSSYGPLGSAAELEAFERLKLRLPDTARAILHQPGFQHTTVVVPSISVNQEELRKISGAAFYEERLLFTLIRLANPAARLVYVTSQPVHPDILEYYLQHLPGVPMRHALRRLLILRLYDASPRPLTEKILERPRVIRRIRDWVGDVDRAYLTVFNSTPLERRLAVELGVPLNAVDPALLWLGTKSGAKLVFEEAGVPFPAGRTGVRSETDVTQALVELAGKRPGLRQAIVKLNDSFAGEGNAIYTYPDALPEAPEQRSTEIQGALPSLAFAGQGEQYGPFMRKLTEMGGIVEERIEGKEFFSPSVQLRIHPDGELALVSTHDQVLGGESAQAYVGCRFPAADGYRALIQEAGLKIGRVLAERGVLGRFGIDFVLSRDPGGPWQAHAIEINLRMGGTTPPFMALEFLTGGKLDLDTGLYHTANGARKYYTATDHLRSPAYRGLLPEDLVELLVSHRLHFNHSTNSGVLFYMIGALSQYGKLGLTSIGNSHDEADELYRTTVGILDRETGAEGPVGIDLPRALFSEASPTRLE from the coding sequence ATGTCCGACTTCCCCCCGGGCTCCTCGTACGGCCCGCTCGGCTCAGCGGCGGAGCTGGAGGCCTTCGAACGGCTCAAGCTGCGCCTGCCCGACACCGCCCGGGCCATCCTGCACCAGCCGGGGTTCCAGCACACCACGGTCGTGGTCCCGTCCATCAGCGTGAACCAGGAGGAGCTCCGGAAGATCAGCGGAGCCGCGTTCTACGAGGAGCGTCTGCTCTTCACGCTGATCCGCCTGGCCAACCCCGCGGCCCGCCTGGTGTATGTGACCAGCCAGCCCGTACACCCCGACATCCTGGAGTACTATCTCCAGCATCTTCCCGGGGTCCCGATGCGGCACGCCCTGCGGCGGCTTCTGATCCTCCGACTCTACGACGCCTCTCCCCGCCCGCTGACCGAGAAGATCCTGGAGCGGCCGCGCGTGATCCGCCGGATCCGCGACTGGGTGGGAGATGTGGACCGCGCCTACCTCACCGTCTTCAACTCGACGCCGCTGGAGCGCAGGCTCGCGGTCGAATTGGGGGTCCCGCTCAACGCCGTGGACCCTGCCCTGCTGTGGCTCGGGACCAAGTCCGGCGCCAAGCTCGTGTTCGAGGAGGCCGGGGTGCCCTTCCCGGCGGGTCGGACCGGTGTACGCTCCGAGACCGACGTGACGCAGGCCCTGGTCGAGCTGGCCGGCAAGCGACCCGGTCTTCGCCAGGCGATTGTCAAACTCAACGACAGCTTCGCAGGCGAGGGCAACGCCATCTATACGTACCCGGACGCGTTGCCCGAGGCACCGGAGCAGCGCAGCACCGAGATCCAGGGCGCCTTGCCCTCCCTCGCCTTCGCGGGTCAAGGCGAGCAGTACGGCCCGTTCATGCGGAAGCTCACCGAAATGGGAGGGATCGTCGAAGAACGGATCGAGGGAAAGGAGTTCTTCTCGCCCAGTGTGCAGCTCCGCATCCACCCCGACGGCGAGCTGGCGCTGGTCTCCACGCACGACCAGGTCCTGGGCGGCGAATCCGCGCAAGCATACGTCGGGTGCCGGTTTCCAGCCGCCGACGGCTACCGGGCCCTCATCCAGGAAGCCGGACTGAAGATCGGCCGGGTGCTCGCGGAGCGAGGCGTGCTGGGTCGCTTCGGGATCGACTTCGTGTTGTCCCGTGATCCCGGTGGGCCGTGGCAGGCCCACGCGATCGAGATCAACCTGCGCATGGGGGGCACCACCCCACCGTTCATGGCCCTCGAGTTCCTGACGGGTGGAAAGCTGGACCTCGATACGGGCCTGTATCACACCGCCAACGGGGCACGGAAGTACTACACGGCCACGGATCACCTGCGCTCGCCGGCCTATCGCGGGCTGCTCCCGGAGGACCTGGTCGAGCTTCTGGTGTCGCACCGCCTCCACTTCAATCACAGCACCAACTCCGGCGTCCTCTTCTACATGATCGGAGCCCTGTCCCAGTACGGGAAGCTCGGCCTGACCTCCATCGGAAACAGCCACGACGAGGCGGACGAGCTCTACCGGACCACGGTGGGCATCCTGGACCGGGAGACCGGGGCGGAAGGCCCCGTTGGAATCGACCTGCCGCGGGCTCTCTTCTCGGAGGCCTCACCGACCCGGCTGGAGTAG
- the glgP gene encoding alpha-glucan family phosphorylase: MTDQSKIPYLPEPIRGLSDLAMNLWWSWHREARDLFASIDPTLWSQCRHNPIALLRQADPARLAECAHDPRFLERYAEVMTAMRADLEGPDTWFSTRHPDLGQGRPIAYFCAEFALHNSVPIYSGGLGVLAGDHCKAVSDLGVPLVGVGLLYRKGYFDQKLTPDGWQVDADEPFDTDVMPLRRLRAGDGSYVLASVKTGERTVQLGAWEIHVGRTRLILLDADLEGNANEDRELTSKLYGGGRELRLKQEWILGVGGVRVLRALGIAPGAWHANEGHAAFMLVERIREHVAKGRPLDEAVARVRAHSVFTTHTPVPAGHDSFTPEQIEACVGNAWEDLGISEEAFQGLGRHPEIDHGTFHMTAAAIRLSHGVNGVSARHGQETRKIWQSLWPGRTPEQIPIGHVTNGVHRPTWMAAEIRHLLDRHLGVAWRQPGAAPDTWEAVHGIDDGALWETHVRLKERLFHFIREQSRHRWTEHWQAPAHLAASGTLLDPEALTLGFARRFATYKRADLLLRNEGRLLRLLTNAKRPVQIVFAGKAHPADDEGKRVLQRVFQLALDARLEGRIAFLEDYEMHLAHRLYEGVDVWLNLPRVPLEACGTSGMKAALNGVPQLATLDGWWAEGFNGSNGWAVPLTLEGEDIDHADWDHLFTLLEDEVVPLYHERGADGVPHGWVARMKHAIVEAGRHFTAGSMIERYVAQYYANACRGIAEGDIPPSV, from the coding sequence ATGACCGACCAATCCAAGATCCCCTACCTGCCGGAGCCCATCCGGGGCCTGTCCGACCTCGCCATGAACCTGTGGTGGTCCTGGCACCGCGAGGCTCGGGATCTGTTCGCCTCGATCGACCCCACGCTCTGGAGCCAGTGCCGCCACAACCCGATCGCCCTGCTGCGGCAGGCCGACCCGGCCCGGCTGGCCGAGTGCGCCCACGATCCCCGGTTCCTGGAGCGCTACGCGGAGGTCATGACGGCGATGCGGGCGGACCTGGAGGGCCCGGACACCTGGTTCTCCACACGCCACCCGGACCTCGGGCAAGGCCGCCCTATCGCATACTTCTGTGCAGAGTTCGCGCTGCACAACTCGGTGCCGATCTATTCGGGAGGCCTGGGCGTCCTCGCGGGAGACCATTGCAAGGCCGTCTCCGACCTGGGCGTGCCGTTGGTGGGCGTGGGCCTGCTTTACCGGAAGGGCTACTTCGACCAGAAGCTCACGCCGGACGGCTGGCAGGTGGACGCAGACGAGCCGTTCGACACCGACGTCATGCCGCTCAGGCGGCTGCGGGCCGGTGACGGCTCCTATGTGCTCGCCTCGGTCAAGACCGGAGAGCGCACCGTGCAGCTGGGTGCCTGGGAGATCCACGTGGGCCGGACTCGGCTCATCCTCCTCGATGCGGACCTGGAAGGCAATGCCAACGAGGACCGCGAGCTGACCAGCAAGCTCTACGGGGGTGGACGCGAGCTCCGCTTGAAGCAGGAGTGGATCCTGGGCGTGGGCGGTGTGCGCGTCCTACGCGCGCTCGGGATCGCGCCCGGCGCCTGGCACGCCAACGAAGGCCACGCCGCCTTCATGCTCGTGGAACGGATCCGCGAGCACGTGGCCAAGGGCCGGCCACTCGACGAGGCCGTGGCGCGCGTCCGTGCCCACAGTGTCTTCACCACGCACACGCCGGTCCCGGCTGGGCACGACAGCTTCACGCCCGAGCAGATCGAGGCGTGCGTCGGCAACGCGTGGGAGGACCTCGGGATTTCCGAAGAGGCGTTCCAGGGGCTGGGGCGCCATCCCGAGATCGATCACGGCACCTTCCACATGACGGCCGCCGCGATCCGCTTGAGCCACGGCGTCAACGGAGTCTCGGCTCGGCACGGTCAGGAAACCCGGAAGATCTGGCAGTCTCTTTGGCCGGGCCGGACACCTGAGCAGATCCCGATCGGGCACGTGACCAACGGAGTGCACCGCCCCACCTGGATGGCTGCCGAGATCCGCCATCTCCTGGACCGACATCTGGGTGTCGCCTGGCGCCAGCCCGGAGCGGCACCGGATACGTGGGAAGCGGTCCACGGCATCGATGACGGTGCGCTGTGGGAGACGCACGTGCGGCTCAAGGAGCGCCTCTTCCACTTCATCCGCGAGCAGTCGCGACATCGCTGGACGGAGCACTGGCAGGCGCCAGCCCACCTGGCGGCGTCCGGCACGCTTCTCGATCCCGAAGCCCTTACGCTGGGGTTCGCACGCCGCTTCGCCACCTACAAGCGCGCCGACCTGCTGCTGCGCAACGAAGGGCGGCTGCTGCGTCTGCTGACCAACGCCAAGCGACCGGTGCAGATCGTCTTCGCGGGGAAGGCCCACCCCGCTGATGACGAAGGGAAGCGGGTGCTGCAGCGCGTGTTCCAATTGGCGCTCGACGCGCGCCTGGAGGGGCGTATCGCGTTCCTGGAGGACTACGAGATGCACCTCGCGCACCGACTGTACGAGGGCGTGGACGTCTGGCTCAACCTGCCCCGGGTACCGCTGGAGGCCTGCGGCACCAGTGGGATGAAAGCCGCGCTCAACGGCGTGCCGCAGCTCGCCACCCTGGACGGCTGGTGGGCGGAAGGGTTCAACGGCAGCAACGGTTGGGCGGTGCCCCTCACGCTCGAAGGGGAGGACATCGACCACGCCGACTGGGATCACTTGTTCACGCTGCTCGAAGACGAGGTGGTGCCCCTCTACCACGAGCGCGGTGCGGACGGCGTCCCCCACGGTTGGGTGGCGCGGATGAAGCACGCCATCGTGGAGGCTGGCCGTCACTTCACGGCCGGGAGCATGATCGAACGATACGTGGCCCAGTACTACGCCAACGCGTGTCGCGGAATCGCCGAGGGAGACATCCCACCCAGCGTCTGA
- the feoB gene encoding ferrous iron transport protein B: MRLGLKPDRWDVLVALAGNPNTGKTTVFNALTGLRQHTGNWPGKTVVRAEGAFLHDGQRVKVVDLPGTYSLQAGSVDEEVARDFILFGRPDVTVVVVDATRLERNLNLVLQILEITDRVVVCLNLMDEARRHGIAIDVQRLSDALGVPVVEAVARENRGIDDVIATAVNVARGTIQTTPYRIARHQPVVENAISSLADTLKRAFPSLPNTRWVALRLLNADEAVEEAVRSGELARLFQDAPVGAPASEEDRSAVLERARELRWELPHDFHDALMERIYGAAQEIANRAQTRGLKKVGFDLDRTLDRLLTSRWLGFPTMLAMLAAVFWLTVAGANVPSAFLSRVLIDGVHPWLKGIGANVGMPWWASGLLFDGMYLSTAWVVSVMLPPMAIFFPLFTLLEDFGYLPRVAFNLDGLFRRVGAHGKQALTMSMGFGCNAAGVVATRIIDSPRERLIAILTNNFSLCNGRWPTQILIASLFIGALAPPALAGLVAAAAVVGVAMLGIASMLLASWGLSRTVLRGEATAFSLELPPYRPPRVLQTLYTSLIDRTLIVLWRAVVFALPAGAVIWLVSNIHVSGVSVAEHLIGWLNPFGVLLGLNGVILLAYVVAIPANEIVIPTVLMLTVLTTGLVGVGAGAGVMFEMESADAMGEVLRAGGWTLLTALCLMLFSLLHNPCSTTIYTIYKETGSTKWTAVATLLPLVMGFVVCFLVAQVWRLVGGI; the protein is encoded by the coding sequence GTGCGGCTCGGGTTGAAGCCGGACCGCTGGGACGTCCTGGTGGCGCTGGCCGGCAACCCCAACACGGGCAAGACCACCGTCTTCAATGCGCTGACGGGTCTTCGTCAGCATACCGGCAACTGGCCGGGCAAGACGGTGGTGCGCGCAGAAGGTGCCTTCCTGCACGATGGCCAGCGCGTCAAGGTGGTCGATCTGCCCGGGACCTACTCGCTACAGGCGGGCAGCGTGGACGAAGAGGTCGCGCGCGACTTCATCCTCTTCGGTCGGCCGGATGTCACGGTCGTGGTGGTCGACGCGACCCGCCTCGAGCGCAATCTCAACCTCGTGCTCCAGATCCTGGAGATCACGGACCGGGTCGTGGTCTGCCTCAACCTCATGGACGAGGCGCGCCGGCACGGCATCGCCATCGACGTGCAGCGCTTGTCCGACGCGCTGGGTGTGCCGGTGGTGGAGGCGGTGGCGCGCGAGAACCGAGGCATCGACGATGTGATCGCTACTGCGGTCAACGTGGCTCGCGGCACCATCCAGACGACGCCCTACCGGATCGCACGCCATCAGCCTGTGGTCGAGAACGCCATCTCCTCGCTGGCCGACACCCTGAAGCGCGCCTTTCCGTCGCTTCCCAACACGCGCTGGGTCGCGCTGCGCCTTCTCAACGCCGACGAGGCCGTGGAGGAGGCCGTCCGATCGGGCGAGCTGGCTCGCCTCTTCCAGGACGCTCCGGTCGGCGCGCCCGCCTCGGAGGAGGACCGGTCCGCGGTTCTGGAACGGGCCCGCGAGCTGCGTTGGGAGCTGCCACATGACTTCCATGACGCGCTCATGGAGCGCATCTACGGCGCTGCGCAGGAGATCGCCAATCGGGCGCAGACACGCGGCCTCAAGAAGGTTGGCTTCGACCTCGATCGCACGCTGGACCGACTGCTCACGAGCCGCTGGCTGGGCTTTCCCACCATGTTGGCCATGTTGGCTGCTGTCTTCTGGTTGACCGTGGCGGGCGCAAACGTTCCCTCGGCATTCCTGTCGCGCGTTCTCATCGACGGTGTGCACCCCTGGCTGAAGGGCATCGGCGCCAATGTGGGCATGCCATGGTGGGCAAGTGGCCTCCTGTTCGACGGCATGTACCTGTCGACCGCGTGGGTCGTCAGCGTGATGCTGCCTCCGATGGCCATCTTCTTCCCGTTGTTCACGCTGCTCGAGGACTTCGGCTATCTGCCACGGGTGGCGTTCAACCTGGACGGTCTGTTTCGCCGGGTGGGCGCCCACGGGAAACAGGCCTTGACCATGAGCATGGGCTTCGGCTGCAACGCCGCCGGCGTGGTGGCCACACGCATCATCGACAGCCCGCGCGAGCGCCTGATCGCCATCCTGACCAACAACTTCTCGCTGTGCAACGGGCGCTGGCCCACACAGATCCTGATCGCGTCTCTGTTCATCGGTGCCTTGGCCCCCCCGGCCCTCGCCGGGCTGGTAGCGGCAGCGGCCGTGGTCGGGGTGGCGATGCTGGGCATCGCCTCCATGCTGCTGGCCTCCTGGGGGCTCTCTCGCACTGTGCTGCGCGGAGAGGCGACCGCGTTCAGCCTCGAGCTGCCCCCGTACCGGCCCCCGCGCGTGCTCCAGACGCTGTACACGTCGCTCATCGATCGCACCCTCATCGTGCTGTGGCGAGCGGTGGTGTTCGCGCTTCCGGCGGGAGCCGTCATCTGGTTGGTCTCGAACATCCACGTCAGTGGGGTCAGTGTGGCGGAACACCTGATCGGATGGTTGAACCCGTTCGGTGTGCTGCTGGGACTGAACGGAGTGATCCTGCTCGCCTATGTGGTCGCCATTCCGGCCAACGAGATCGTGATCCCCACGGTGCTGATGTTGACCGTTCTGACCACGGGGCTGGTCGGTGTGGGCGCCGGCGCCGGCGTGATGTTCGAGATGGAATCGGCGGACGCGATGGGAGAGGTGCTGCGTGCCGGTGGCTGGACGCTGCTGACCGCGCTGTGTCTGATGCTGTTCAGCCTGCTGCACAACCCCTGCTCCACCACGATCTACACGATCTACAAGGAGACGGGCAGCACCAAATGGACGGCCGTGGCCACGCTGCTCCCCCTCGTCATGGGGTTCGTGGTGTGCTTCCTGGTTGCCCAGGTATGGCGCTTGGTGGGAGGGATCTAG
- a CDS encoding metal-dependent transcriptional regulator — protein MQSHPPVSPGEALLWFTAGALLLAVLFWPGKGVVARLRRAFRSSERVRMEDALKQLLAAERRDTRLTVDGLAGALGISRALAANTLQHLSERDLVSLDDPAPALTADGREYALRVVRTHRLWERYLADRTGVRPEEWHAEAEEAEHTLSHREVETLSQRLGHPLYDPHGDPIPRGDGSLPPFRATTLNSAPEGSSVAITHIEDEPPEVFRTLTAMGLVPSARVEVLARGTHGVKVRLDGQERVVPRVAAGQVTVRPLVEGEGVRRSLRTLAEVPRGEVARVVGISPLCQGTQRRRLLDLGVVAGTEILPELESAGGDPVAYRIRGALIALRRDQAAWIEVEDTPAAAGAAGRGAA, from the coding sequence ATGCAGTCACATCCACCGGTTTCCCCTGGCGAAGCCCTTCTCTGGTTCACGGCCGGGGCGCTGCTCTTGGCCGTGCTGTTCTGGCCGGGCAAGGGAGTCGTGGCCCGGCTGCGCCGAGCCTTCCGCTCCTCCGAGCGCGTCCGCATGGAGGACGCGCTCAAGCAACTGCTGGCGGCGGAGCGTCGCGATACCCGCCTCACCGTCGACGGCCTGGCGGGCGCCCTGGGCATCTCGCGCGCGCTGGCGGCGAACACGCTTCAGCACCTCTCCGAGCGTGATCTGGTCTCGTTGGATGATCCCGCGCCCGCGTTGACGGCCGACGGGCGCGAATACGCGCTGCGGGTCGTCCGCACGCACCGCCTCTGGGAACGGTATCTGGCGGATCGCACGGGCGTCCGACCCGAGGAATGGCACGCGGAGGCGGAGGAGGCGGAGCACACCCTGTCCCACCGGGAGGTGGAGACCCTTTCCCAGCGTCTGGGGCATCCTCTGTACGACCCCCACGGCGACCCGATCCCCCGGGGTGACGGGTCGCTGCCTCCGTTCCGGGCCACCACCCTGAACAGCGCGCCTGAAGGAAGCTCGGTGGCGATCACGCACATCGAGGACGAGCCGCCCGAAGTGTTCCGCACGTTGACGGCGATGGGCCTGGTGCCTTCCGCCCGTGTGGAGGTTCTGGCGCGCGGCACCCATGGTGTGAAGGTCCGCCTGGACGGTCAGGAGCGGGTGGTGCCACGGGTGGCGGCCGGTCAGGTCACCGTGCGTCCATTGGTCGAGGGGGAAGGCGTCCGGCGCTCGCTCCGCACGCTGGCGGAGGTTCCCCGCGGTGAGGTCGCCCGAGTGGTGGGGATCTCTCCCCTCTGTCAGGGGACGCAGCGTCGTCGCCTCCTGGACCTGGGGGTGGTGGCGGGCACCGAGATCCTGCCGGAGTTGGAGAGTGCCGGTGGGGATCCCGTAGCCTACCGCATCCGCGGTGCCCTCATCGCGCTCCGTCGGGATCAGGCCGCCTGGATCGAGGTGGAGGACACGCCCGCAGCTGCCGGCGCCGCTGGACGAGGTGCCGCGTGA
- a CDS encoding CopD family protein: protein MDATLLGRTVVFYGIVLCVGAVFGRLLPSRLGTDEDPDSRSGERLGRLGAGVLLLGLAALFASQLLEFRDPLAPLAGEARILLGTSWGRTWLAAGVGAGVACASFWMASAGRSRAWFIGAASVVPLAAFPALSGHAVASEDLQWIAVTADGLHVLAAGVWMGGLAWVLWRTRALHEPAPRAVTLVRAFSPWARAGALVLVVTGGFAVWLHVADLSALPRSPYGRWLILKLTLVALTMSLGWWNWRCATPRLGGTAADARAARRSMVLEWWVGFALVIAVTAALVNTSPS, encoded by the coding sequence GTGGACGCGACGCTCCTGGGACGGACCGTGGTGTTCTATGGCATCGTCCTGTGCGTGGGAGCCGTGTTCGGACGGCTCCTGCCTTCGCGCCTCGGAACGGATGAGGACCCGGACAGCCGCTCGGGCGAGCGCCTGGGCCGGCTGGGCGCGGGGGTCCTACTCCTCGGCCTGGCCGCTCTCTTTGCGAGCCAGCTACTCGAGTTCAGGGATCCTCTGGCTCCGCTGGCTGGCGAAGCCAGGATCCTCCTCGGCACCTCCTGGGGCCGAACCTGGCTGGCCGCGGGTGTTGGTGCGGGGGTGGCCTGCGCTTCCTTCTGGATGGCATCGGCCGGCCGCTCGCGCGCGTGGTTCATCGGAGCCGCGAGTGTCGTCCCGCTCGCTGCGTTCCCGGCCCTCTCCGGTCATGCGGTGGCGTCCGAAGACCTACAATGGATCGCGGTGACAGCCGATGGGCTCCATGTTCTGGCCGCTGGGGTGTGGATGGGTGGCCTCGCGTGGGTGCTGTGGCGGACGCGCGCGCTCCACGAACCGGCGCCGAGGGCTGTAACGCTCGTTCGCGCGTTCTCTCCCTGGGCCCGAGCTGGCGCGCTTGTGTTGGTGGTGACAGGCGGGTTCGCCGTCTGGCTTCACGTAGCGGATTTGAGTGCCCTACCAAGGTCGCCGTACGGACGGTGGCTGATCCTCAAGCTCACCCTCGTCGCCCTGACCATGAGCCTGGGCTGGTGGAACTGGCGGTGCGCGACGCCGCGTCTTGGGGGCACGGCCGCAGACGCCAGGGCGGCGCGGCGTTCCATGGTGCTGGAGTGGTGGGTGGGCTTTGCCCTGGTAATTGCGGTAACCGCTGCGCTGGTCAATACATCGCCGTCGTGA